One region of Flavobacterium sp. KACC 22763 genomic DNA includes:
- a CDS encoding chalcone isomerase family protein, whose amino-acid sequence MKKILLLLTVLLSLQFSTVSAQTQIDVNGVTVPRKIEFQGKPLQLNGAGGRSKMWLEVYVQALYLSQLTQDPQFIIDSDTEMAVRIEITSSMVSSSKLTKAMNTGFEKSAGANLEQLRPRIEQLKSYLSDAITEKDVFILAYNPLDQNVYVSKNEVLKGKIPGFDFKKALFGIWLSDKPVDETLKKHLLGQ is encoded by the coding sequence ATGAAAAAGATTTTACTTTTACTGACAGTCCTTTTAAGTTTGCAATTTTCTACTGTTTCAGCCCAAACCCAAATTGATGTTAATGGTGTTACAGTTCCTAGAAAAATAGAATTTCAAGGCAAGCCATTACAATTAAACGGAGCAGGCGGAAGATCAAAAATGTGGTTGGAAGTTTATGTTCAAGCATTGTACTTATCACAATTAACTCAGGATCCTCAATTCATTATCGATAGTGATACTGAAATGGCTGTTAGAATCGAAATTACTTCTTCTATGGTTTCTTCAAGTAAACTGACAAAAGCAATGAATACAGGTTTTGAAAAATCTGCGGGAGCAAATCTTGAGCAGTTGCGCCCAAGAATTGAGCAGTTAAAAAGTTATCTAAGTGATGCCATTACTGAAAAAGATGTTTTCATTTTAGCATACAATCCTTTAGATCAAAATGTTTACGTAAGTAAAAATGAAGTTCTGAAAGGAAAAATTCCTGGATTCGATTTTAAAAAAGCATTATTCGGAATCTGGCTTTCTGACAAACC